A region of the Primulina eburnea isolate SZY01 chromosome 7, ASM2296580v1, whole genome shotgun sequence genome:
AGGGTTGGCCGTAATAATGACCATGGACAGCAAAATAGGTATGTTGTCTTGGCTGCTTTTTTTAGTTTATTTGCAGCCTGTTTTGATTTGTGAAACAAATTGTTTGTGTACGTTGGTTGGGCTTGTTTTATTTGACTTTGTTTGTATACTCGTAGACATGGTTTTGAATCCTCTAATGTTCAAGATTCAAATGCCACTGGGAGCCTTTCTTACAAGAGCTTTCATGAGAGCATGCATGATGGATGCTGCAAAGAACAGCAAGGAAAGCCCAAGTCGTGACAAAAGCCCAAGCAGAAACTCAGGAGGGGGTGAGAACAATGATAGAGCTCGCAGTAGAAGCCGTAGCAGAGTGAGATTTGATGGGGCATCTGCTACTGCCACCCGATTCAGTTACCATGAATCTATGTTGGCAAAGGCTCGATCGATCATCAGTATCTAAGAATAAGCCAACTTCCTGTCATGCTTACACTGATGCCAGGGATTGCATGATTGATGGTGACCCCCGGAGCCGTCAAGAAAATTCACGCTCTTCACCTGATACTGATCAAGAAGTGTTTGGAAACGACAAATCTGTGATgctataattatatataaaaaaagtaatattacATCTTACTAACTTAATCTctgaaacatttaaaattttaatatatactttgactattattattattattattattattattattattattattattttctattTAAAATCTCAAGTTACCTGACCCCCACTCTAATCCCAAGGCATATATAGTTAGAGCCAAACCATGttatgatcatttgtttgaTTTTTAAAAGTTGTGTTAGTGGCCTAATAAAAAGCCCTTTTACTACGCAAATGATAATTATGAGGCCAAcagaatatataaatatttaattaataaataaaatttatatatatatatattatatatatatatatatatatatatatattatatatatatatatatatatatatat
Encoded here:
- the LOC140835925 gene encoding uncharacterized protein, coding for MFTGLEELDGQVPLEWLIPFYVTRTQSMHQSLSNSWKEQINVFLLMKFVIWLLMVMVEEWEGEEDGVQVPVNMIQVMVVDVTILHTVEDMEEGVCGGCHNLQIGLAVIMTMDSKIDMVLNPLMFKIQMPLGAFLTRAFMRACMMDAAKNSKESPSRDKSPSRNSGGGENNDRARSRSRSRVRFDGASATATRFSYHESMLAKARSIISI